Sequence from the Sphingomicrobium clamense genome:
CAGTCCCAGTCCTCGAGCGTATGCAGCACGGTCGAGCGACCTGCGCCCGAAAGGCCGGTGACGATCAGGAGCCGCTTCTTGCTCATTTCTCTTCCAACCCCAGTCGGTCGAGCGCCATGTCGACGCGAATGGCAGCCGAAGGGCTCGACCCCGCCAGCCGGATGCGCGGGATCTCGATCCCGAAGAAGCTCTCGGTCTCGCCTTCGGGCAGGCGCTCCGGCTGCTCACCGAGCGAGACGAACAGGCAGACGGGCACGTTTTCCTTCACCGGCAATTCGACGATGCCGAGACCGCGCACTTCCATCTTGCCGCTGATCGAGGGCGGTGCTGTGGCGATGACCCGGCCTTCGTCGACGCTCAGCAAGGTCTGGTCGTCCGCGACCAGCTTGAAATCGCGGTCGATTAGCTGGAGCGCGAGGTCGGACTTGCCGCTGCCCGACGGGCCGGCGAGCATGACGGCCCTGCCGCTGCGACAGACGGTAGTGGCGTGGACTGTTTCGGAAGAGAGCTGGGTCATCGGCCTTTCAACGCTGGCAACAGGATCGTGAAACAGGCCCCCGAACCTGCGCCCTGACGAGGGGCCACGTCAATCGTTCCGTCATGGCCTTCGACGATCGCGCTGGCGATGGCGAGCCCGAGCCCAGAATGGCGACCGAAATCCTCGCCTTGCGGCCGCAGCGAGTGGAAGCGGTTGAAGATCGTCTCGCGCATGGCCTCGGGGACGCCCGGTCCTTCATCCTGCACCTGGACCCGAACCTTGTCGCCGACGCGCTGCGTCGTGACCTCGACCAGCCCGTTGGCCGGCGAGA
This genomic interval carries:
- a CDS encoding HPr kinase/phosphorylase yields the protein MTQLSSETVHATTVCRSGRAVMLAGPSGSGKSDLALQLIDRDFKLVADDQTLLSVDEGRVIATAPPSISGKMEVRGLGIVELPVKENVPVCLFVSLGEQPERLPEGETESFFGIEIPRIRLAGSSPSAAIRVDMALDRLGLEEK